A DNA window from Providencia huaxiensis contains the following coding sequences:
- the baeS gene encoding envelope stress sensor histidine kinase BaeS, translating to MKLRLNSVSTRLFLAIFATCLLLVLIMHQGVRMSFQHGFIDYIKENDQQRVELVSSALAEQYEEMGNWGFLIGNERIFFRILRSVEHQQHRGPMRQRWRTIFWVYDTQDKLIFGQDTPLPSKVLREPIITSKGDTVGWLVASYETGISSALDRRFDTKQMYTSWIIAGLSLFVALVATLFLARSFLKPIKRLLEGTNRLANGDFATRVPESGRDELGQLAKDFNHLASTLEKNEQMRRDYMADISHELRTPLSVLRGELEAVQDGVRQATPETINSLLNETQTLIKLVNDLHQLSLSDRGSLVYRMQLTDIIPLIEMAIGQARWRLEDQQLSVERQFIAQGYVFADPDRITQLFYNLMENSLRYTDPHGKIAIQVTQDQHQLNIIWQDSAPGLTAEQCQHLFERFYRAEGSRNRASGGSGLGLAICYNIVEAHHGTISATPSSLGGVKITINLPIQLKDKGL from the coding sequence ATGAAGCTTAGGTTGAATAGTGTAAGCACTCGGCTTTTTTTGGCTATTTTTGCAACATGCTTATTGCTAGTGCTGATTATGCACCAGGGCGTACGCATGAGCTTTCAACACGGCTTTATTGATTATATAAAGGAAAATGACCAACAGCGTGTTGAGCTGGTTTCTTCCGCCCTTGCGGAACAGTATGAAGAGATGGGCAATTGGGGTTTTCTAATTGGTAATGAACGCATTTTCTTTCGTATTTTGCGCTCAGTAGAGCACCAACAACACCGTGGCCCTATGCGCCAGCGTTGGCGAACAATTTTTTGGGTTTATGATACACAGGACAAGCTGATTTTCGGACAAGACACGCCTTTACCTAGCAAAGTACTCCGTGAACCTATTATTACCAGCAAGGGAGATACCGTCGGCTGGCTTGTTGCCAGTTATGAAACGGGGATTAGCAGCGCCCTTGACCGCCGTTTTGATACCAAACAGATGTACACTAGCTGGATCATCGCTGGGCTGTCTTTATTTGTGGCTCTGGTTGCCACATTGTTCCTTGCCCGTAGTTTTTTAAAACCCATCAAGCGGTTACTCGAAGGCACTAACCGGCTCGCCAATGGTGACTTTGCTACGCGGGTTCCTGAATCTGGCCGCGATGAGCTTGGGCAACTGGCTAAAGATTTTAACCATCTGGCCTCGACCCTTGAAAAAAACGAACAAATGCGGCGTGATTATATGGCGGATATTTCCCATGAGCTCCGCACGCCGTTGTCAGTTCTACGAGGCGAATTAGAAGCGGTGCAAGATGGCGTTCGGCAAGCCACTCCCGAAACAATTAATTCCCTACTCAATGAAACCCAAACTTTAATTAAGCTGGTTAATGACCTCCACCAGCTCTCGTTATCGGATAGAGGCTCATTGGTCTACCGCATGCAACTTACCGATATCATTCCTTTAATTGAAATGGCAATAGGCCAAGCTCGCTGGCGGTTAGAAGACCAACAACTTTCGGTTGAACGGCAATTTATTGCGCAAGGCTACGTATTTGCAGACCCTGACCGCATCACCCAGTTGTTCTATAATTTAATGGAAAACAGCTTACGCTATACCGATCCACACGGTAAAATTGCCATCCAAGTCACACAAGACCAACACCAGCTCAATATAATTTGGCAAGATAGCGCCCCAGGGCTTACTGCTGAGCAATGCCAACATTTATTTGAGCGTTTTTACCGCGCTGAAGGCTCTCGTAATCGTGCCAGTGGCGGCTCCGGTTTAGGTCTGGCCATTTGCTATAATATTGTTGAGGCTCATCATGGTACAATTTCCGCGACACCGTCATCATTAGGTGGTGTCAAAATTACCATTAATTTACCGATTCAATTAAAAGATAAAGGGTTATGA
- the baeR gene encoding envelope stress response regulator BaeR has protein sequence MIMAEQSNIPILVVEDEPKLGQLLFDYLHAANYQPALIARGDEVIDYVKQHQPALILLDLMLPGMDGISVCRELRKFSDVPIIMVTAKTEEIDRLLGLEIGADDYICKPFSPREVVARVKTILRRCQPNMAAHNSQTNNDNQTKLIIDENAFQVRYGSQLLELTPAEFRLLKFMSDNAGMVFSRDQLLDILYDDHRVVTDRTIDSHVKNLRRKLESLDNEKTFIRSIYGLGYRWDEY, from the coding sequence ATGATCATGGCTGAACAGAGCAATATCCCTATTTTGGTTGTGGAAGATGAACCCAAATTAGGCCAACTGCTGTTTGACTATTTACACGCTGCAAACTATCAACCCGCATTAATTGCGCGTGGTGATGAAGTTATCGACTATGTTAAACAACATCAACCCGCACTTATTTTATTAGATTTAATGTTACCCGGTATGGACGGCATATCCGTGTGCCGTGAACTGCGAAAATTTAGTGATGTTCCCATTATTATGGTGACAGCAAAAACTGAAGAAATTGATCGCTTATTAGGGTTAGAAATTGGGGCTGATGACTATATTTGTAAACCCTTTAGCCCGCGAGAAGTTGTGGCTCGTGTCAAAACCATTTTACGTCGTTGCCAGCCAAACATGGCAGCGCACAACAGCCAAACGAATAACGATAACCAAACCAAACTGATTATTGATGAAAATGCTTTTCAAGTACGCTATGGCTCACAGTTACTTGAACTGACACCCGCTGAATTTCGGTTACTCAAATTTATGTCTGACAATGCGGGTATGGTGTTTTCCCGTGACCAGTTACTGGATATCTTATATGACGACCACCGCGTAGTCACTGACCGTACCATTGATAGCCACGTCAAAAATTTACGCCGTAAATTAGAATCTCTCGATAACGAAAAAACCTTTATTCGCTCAATATATGGTCTTGGCTACCGTTGGGATGAATATTAA
- the trhP gene encoding prephenate-dependent tRNA uridine(34) hydroxylase TrhP → MFTPELLSPAGSLKNMRYAFAYGADAVYAGQPRYSLRVRNNEFNHENLAKGIQEAHELGKKFYVVVNIAPHNAKLKTFIRDLTPVIEMGPDALIMSDPGLIMMVREAFPEMDIHLSVQANAVNWASVKFWKQMGLTRVILSRELSLEEIAEIRQQVPEIELEVFVHGALCMAYSGRCLLSGYINKRDPNQGTCTNACRWEYNVQEGKEDDVGNIVHVHEPIPVQNVAPTLGAGAPTDKVFMIEEAKRPGEYMTAFEDEHGTYIMNSKDLRAIEHVENLTKMGVHSLKIEGRTKSFYYCARTAQVYRRAIDDAVAGKPFDPTLLSTLEGLAHRGYTEGFLRRHTHDAYQTYEYGYSVSETQQFVGEFTGKRVNGMAEVDVKNKFSVGDSLEMMTPAGNIVFTLDALTNRKGEAIDVAPGNGYVVYLPIPEDVDVNFGLLIRNLAGTTTRAPHQTQAEKQIAG, encoded by the coding sequence ATGTTTACACCAGAGCTTTTGTCCCCTGCCGGTTCTTTAAAAAACATGCGCTACGCTTTTGCGTATGGCGCAGATGCCGTTTATGCAGGCCAACCCCGTTACAGCTTACGCGTACGCAATAACGAATTTAATCACGAAAACTTAGCTAAAGGCATTCAAGAAGCCCATGAGCTGGGTAAAAAGTTTTATGTGGTCGTGAATATTGCTCCCCATAATGCGAAATTAAAAACCTTCATTCGTGATTTAACCCCCGTCATTGAAATGGGCCCAGATGCACTGATTATGTCTGATCCTGGCCTTATTATGATGGTTCGTGAAGCGTTTCCTGAGATGGATATTCATTTATCTGTACAGGCGAATGCCGTTAACTGGGCATCCGTGAAGTTCTGGAAACAAATGGGCTTAACACGGGTGATTTTATCCCGCGAATTATCCCTCGAAGAAATTGCTGAAATTCGCCAACAAGTTCCTGAAATTGAACTTGAAGTCTTTGTCCATGGCGCCCTTTGTATGGCCTATTCAGGCCGTTGTTTACTTTCTGGTTACATTAATAAACGCGACCCAAATCAAGGGACTTGCACCAATGCTTGCCGCTGGGAATACAACGTACAAGAAGGTAAAGAAGACGATGTGGGTAACATTGTCCATGTGCATGAACCTATCCCTGTACAAAATGTGGCGCCAACCCTAGGTGCGGGTGCGCCAACAGATAAAGTCTTTATGATAGAAGAAGCCAAACGTCCAGGTGAATATATGACTGCCTTTGAAGATGAACACGGCACGTATATCATGAATTCGAAGGATTTACGCGCAATTGAGCACGTTGAAAACCTAACAAAAATGGGCGTTCACTCATTAAAAATTGAAGGCCGTACAAAATCGTTTTATTACTGTGCACGTACTGCACAAGTCTATAGACGTGCAATTGACGATGCTGTTGCAGGAAAACCCTTTGACCCAACGTTGCTATCCACCTTAGAAGGTTTAGCACACCGCGGTTACACTGAAGGTTTCTTACGTCGCCACACCCATGATGCCTACCAAACTTATGAATATGGCTATTCGGTTTCTGAGACTCAACAATTTGTGGGTGAATTTACAGGGAAACGTGTTAATGGTATGGCTGAAGTTGATGTAAAAAACAAATTTAGCGTTGGTGACAGCCTAGAAATGATGACCCCTGCAGGGAATATTGTCTTTACCTTAGACGCCTTAACAAACCGCAAAGGCGAAGCAATTGATGTTGCACCTGGTAACGGCTATGTGGTTTATCTCCCTATCCCTGAAGATGTCGATGTTAACTTTGGTTTGTTGATCCGTAACCTAGCAGGCACAACGACCCGAGCTCCTCATCAAACTCAGGCAGAAAAACAAATTGCTGGCTAG
- the yegS gene encoding lipid kinase YegS has product MNQYKSAMIILNGKQANHVELRKAITHLRKEGHQIQVRIPWEMDDTYYFISQAIKHGIDTIIAAGGDGTVNAVASTLMKFPSESRPILGILPMGTANDFATSANIPIDIEAALALSLKGKSVPIDIAQVNEQYYFLNMATGGFGTRITTETPEALKSALGGAAYVINGLLRPDTLKTDICHIEGENFSWEGETLVIAVGNGRQAGGGQQLTPQALINDGTLNLLIIPARDVIPAFLSNLFSTDKNEHLVEKPLSWIKISSPHDMILNLDGEPLSGDTFTFTVQPNAIQCRLPPQCNLLA; this is encoded by the coding sequence ATGAATCAATATAAGTCAGCTATGATTATCCTTAATGGTAAGCAAGCAAATCACGTTGAGCTGCGAAAAGCCATTACTCACTTGCGTAAAGAAGGCCATCAAATTCAAGTCCGTATTCCTTGGGAGATGGATGATACGTATTATTTTATTTCTCAGGCGATAAAACACGGTATTGATACCATCATTGCGGCTGGAGGTGACGGTACTGTAAATGCCGTTGCCAGTACTTTAATGAAGTTCCCTAGCGAGTCTCGCCCTATTTTAGGTATTCTTCCGATGGGCACGGCAAATGACTTCGCCACCAGCGCAAATATTCCAATAGATATTGAAGCGGCCTTAGCACTCTCATTAAAAGGGAAATCCGTCCCCATTGATATTGCACAAGTCAATGAACAGTATTACTTCCTCAATATGGCCACTGGCGGCTTTGGGACGCGTATTACCACTGAAACACCTGAAGCACTAAAATCGGCATTAGGCGGTGCAGCTTATGTGATAAACGGCTTACTGCGCCCTGACACGCTGAAAACAGATATTTGCCATATTGAGGGGGAAAACTTTAGTTGGGAGGGTGAAACGTTAGTCATCGCGGTTGGAAATGGCCGCCAAGCGGGCGGAGGGCAACAACTGACACCGCAAGCACTCATTAATGATGGCACACTAAACTTACTGATTATTCCTGCAAGGGATGTCATACCGGCATTTTTATCGAATTTATTTTCAACCGATAAAAACGAGCACTTGGTCGAAAAGCCATTATCATGGATAAAAATTTCATCACCTCACGATATGATCTTAAACCTAGATGGCGAGCCATTATCGGGAGACACCTTTACCTTCACTGTGCAGCCAAATGCCATTCAGTGTCGGTTACCTCCCCAATGTAACTTATTGGCTTAA
- the thiD gene encoding bifunctional hydroxymethylpyrimidine kinase/phosphomethylpyrimidine kinase: MRINALTIAGTDPSGGAGIQADLKTFSALEAYGTSVMTALVAQNTQGVQSVQDLPPEFVAAQLDSVLSDVRIDSAKIGMLFNQSNIAVVANALKQYPIPYVVLDTVMVAKSGDPLLLPDAVDALRQQLLPLVSIITPNLPEAAVLLDEKVAQTESQMLSQGYKLLEKGCQAVLMKGGHLSDAESPDWLITPEGEWRFTSIRIKTKNTHGTGCTLSAALAALRPRCADWQDAVTQAKAYLQAALEQADSLEVGKGIGPVHHFHAWW; the protein is encoded by the coding sequence ATGAGGATCAATGCGTTAACTATCGCCGGAACAGACCCATCGGGTGGGGCGGGTATTCAGGCGGATTTAAAAACTTTCTCTGCATTAGAGGCTTATGGTACGAGTGTGATGACGGCATTGGTGGCTCAAAATACCCAAGGCGTGCAATCTGTCCAAGACTTACCCCCTGAATTTGTGGCGGCACAATTAGACTCAGTCCTCAGTGATGTGCGAATTGATAGCGCAAAAATCGGCATGTTATTCAACCAAAGTAATATCGCGGTAGTGGCGAATGCGTTGAAACAGTATCCAATTCCGTATGTGGTATTGGATACGGTAATGGTGGCTAAAAGTGGTGACCCATTATTATTACCGGATGCAGTTGATGCGCTACGCCAACAACTATTACCCCTTGTTTCGATTATTACACCGAACCTACCTGAGGCAGCGGTATTGTTAGATGAAAAAGTCGCACAAACGGAAAGCCAAATGTTGAGCCAGGGGTATAAATTACTTGAAAAAGGTTGCCAAGCAGTATTGATGAAAGGCGGGCACCTAAGTGATGCTGAAAGCCCCGATTGGCTAATCACGCCAGAGGGTGAATGGCGCTTTACCTCTATTCGCATAAAGACTAAAAACACTCATGGGACAGGGTGTACTTTGTCAGCGGCTTTGGCTGCATTGCGCCCTCGTTGTGCAGATTGGCAAGACGCTGTAACACAGGCGAAAGCTTATTTACAAGCTGCTTTGGAACAAGCGGATAGCTTAGAAGTCGGGAAGGGGATTGGCCCGGTTCATCACTTCCACGCATGGTGGTAG